One part of the Vanessa tameamea isolate UH-Manoa-2023 chromosome 8, ilVanTame1 primary haplotype, whole genome shotgun sequence genome encodes these proteins:
- the LOC113404770 gene encoding B-cell CLL/lymphoma 7 protein family member A, with amino-acid sequence MSRSVRAETRNRVKDDIKRVMQAVEKVRHWEKKWVTIGETTMKIYKWVPISTNEQKKKHAAKRENKENTLTPKKMHDSSNSNFGMAEDSNTCFSTVSDSQGPTDFTSTHMNFSEDSNSQSSGTTTPAKRLKTD; translated from the exons ATGTCTCGTTCCGTGCGTGCCGAAACTAGGAAccgtgtgaaagatgatatcaAAAGAGTCATGCAAGCTGTTGAAAAAGTTCGCCATTG GGAGAAAAAATGGGTGACTATTGGGGAAACAACCATGAAGATATACAAATGGGTGCCGATATCCACGAATGAACAGAAGAAGAAACATGCAGCGAAACGAGAAAATAAAGAGAACACACTAACACCCAAAAAAATGCACGACTCTTCTAATTCCAATTTCGGAATGGCAGAGGACTCGAATACAT GTTTCTCAACAGTAAGTGATTCTCAGGGCCCCACAGACTTCACCTCGACGCACATGAACTTTTCTGAAGACTCCAATTCACAGAGCAGTGGTACCACAACACCCGCGAAAAGATTAAAAACAGACTGA